The genomic window TTGTGGGCCATTGGGGGCCTGCTCGGAGGTTTGATCGGCTCTATGGCTGCGGTACTGCTGACCGAGGCGATCAAGCAAACCCTCAATATTGCCTCTAGACTAGGCACCGTCTGGCTACTGCTCCTGCCACTGGTCGGCGTTACGTTAGCAGTGCTAGTCCTGTTTGGACTGGGAAAAGGTCAACCTGTGCAAACCTTAGCCCCTCGCGAGGCGACTGCCTCTGGCCGCTGGGGTTCTCTAATGAACTGGTACTCCTTCCCCCATGACATTGCTCGCGCTGATCTCACCGGTGACGTGGTAAACGCATCCGGAGTAGAAGAGCGATTTCCCTGGAATCTGGCCCCCTTGCGCGCCCTTGCCATCCTATCCACTGTTGGCCTGGGTGCTTCCATGGGAACAGAATCACCAGCGGCTCATATTGGCGTTGCGACGGGGGCCTGGTTGGGTAACACAAATCCAGCGCTACTGCAACTGGGGCGGCCTCTGGCAATCGGCGGTGGTGCGGCGAGTGTGTCTGCCTTAATGGGCATCCCACTGGTGGGTAGCTTCTTTATGTTTGAGTTGAGTGAGCGACGGCAGGTTCCCCTCACCCCAGAGCGAGTAGCGGCGATGTTAGCTGGGGGACTGGTTGGATGGGGCATCAACGTTGCCTTTAAGCTCCAACTGATCCGGCTGGTCGTGCCGAAGGTTCCCCCGGCTGACCTCTGGGATACGGTGGGTGCAACTTTGTTTATCGGAGTGATTGCAGGCACGATTACAGCACTCACTGGTGAGGCTATCTACTGGGCTAGAGGCTTGCGAAATAGGCCAGCCATTCGTCTCTTGATCGGTGGCCTGGGGATGCTATTTCTAGCGATCGTGATAGGACAGGTTGCGACTCCAGCAGCGGCTTTTGGGCCAGGGGGATCTGCTATTGTCTGGGCCCAAAACATTGAAACAACTCCTTACCACCTGTTGGCAGTAGCTCTGCTTCGGGCTGCCTCAACCATCGCTGCCGTTTTAGCCGGGGGCTGTGGTGGCGTGTTTGTACCTTTTCTGGCGATCGGTGACCTAAGTGGTCGGGTGTTTGCAACGACCTTTGGGGTTCCAGGGGATCTGGCGGGTGCCGCAGGGGCTGCAGCCGGTATTGCTGGTGGCTATCGCCTGCCGTTGACCGCCGTGGCCATGGTACTGGGGGTGGGTGGCCCAGAAGCAGCCAAGCTAACCTGTCTTGCCACAGTGGTCGTGGCCGCCCTTTCTGGATTAGTGGCCGCACGGTTAGCTAATCAACTCTCCAGTTCCCTGCGCAAAATGAGTTGCCAGAAGCCACCATCAGAGAACTAACTCATTGCTCAGAGGAGTCTGAAGATTGAACGCGAAAGGCAGGGGCAACATAATCCGAAGGTAAATAATTTTCTGGAATGGTTGTTATATTGCCATCTCGCAGGGAGGTATAAGTGGGAGACAGAATCTCAATCCCAACTTCATTACACTTGTCTTGAATATTTTGATGGAGTTCTGAATAAATGATCACCATCAAATTGGGTTGGTTAGTGTAAGCGTTCAATTGATAACTGATGTAAAAATTATCGAGGCTAGTTTGCAGGACAAAAGGAGCAGGTTGTTTGAGGATATGCTCAGTGTTTAGAGCAGCTTCGATTAAGGTTGTGTGGGCTTTTCGCCAAGGGAGA from Crocosphaera subtropica ATCC 51142 includes these protein-coding regions:
- a CDS encoding chloride channel protein: MLNNKRQSLFVKVSLWAIGGLLGGLIGSMAAVLLTEAIKQTLNIASRLGTVWLLLLPLVGVTLAVLVLFGLGKGQPVQTLAPREATASGRWGSLMNWYSFPHDIARADLTGDVVNASGVEERFPWNLAPLRALAILSTVGLGASMGTESPAAHIGVATGAWLGNTNPALLQLGRPLAIGGGAASVSALMGIPLVGSFFMFELSERRQVPLTPERVAAMLAGGLVGWGINVAFKLQLIRLVVPKVPPADLWDTVGATLFIGVIAGTITALTGEAIYWARGLRNRPAIRLLIGGLGMLFLAIVIGQVATPAAAFGPGGSAIVWAQNIETTPYHLLAVALLRAASTIAAVLAGGCGGVFVPFLAIGDLSGRVFATTFGVPGDLAGAAGAAAGIAGGYRLPLTAVAMVLGVGGPEAAKLTCLATVVVAALSGLVAARLANQLSSSLRKMSCQKPPSEN